Genomic DNA from uncultured Fretibacterium sp.:
GCCTCCTCCGCCGTGAGAACGGCGGAGAGGAAGAGGGGCCGTAACCAATCAATTTTTCTCAGTCGCAAGGAGATCCTCCATATCTTTGTAGGGTCTTCCGCAGGGCCGCGCCTCGGTGCAGGGACCGAAGAGGCACGACGGGCCGGCCCTGCGGAAGATGACCGGCGCGACGGCGCGGCACTCGGCCAGCATAAGGCGGGCCATCTCCCGTATCTCCCACTGGGCCCTTCGGCAGAGCCGGAGGCGGAAGAAGTGGTGCAGCTCTCGCGCGTTCATCGTCAGGACCAGCCGGGTGCCCCAGCCGTGGGGAAGGATGAAGCGGGCGTCCTCGGCGGGGATGCCCAAGGACAGGAGCTCTCCGTAAGCCTCGTGGGCGGCACGGGCCTGCTGGTCGAAAATCGCCGCCGCCTCGGGATGGGCCGCCACCGAGGGAGGGGTGACGACGTCCGGAGCAGCCATGCGGACGTAACGCTGGCTCTGCTGGCTGAAGCTGGCCATGCGGTGCCGCACCAGCTGATGCGACGCGACACGGCTCAGTCCGTCCACCGCGAAGGTGAAGACGGCGTGCTCGAAGGGGGAGTGGTGGCCGCTTCTCCAGATATGATCCAACAGCTCCTCCGAGAGGGACTCCTCCTCCCTCCGCAGGAGATCGGCGGCCGTGACGTCCCTGTAGCAGATCCTGGCGGCGGCGGCCACGAGCTCGTCTGGATTGGGCGTGGACGCCAGAAGAATCACCGTACACGACATTGTCCGTCACCCCCGAACCGGAGCCGGATGCGCCAAACGCTACAGATAACGCAAAAGGGGCTCGAGGCCCCTTTTACACTTCCGTCTTCTGGCCGTAATTGACCCCGGCGTATTTTTTCTGGAACTTCTCCAGCCGCCCGGCCTCCGAGAGGACGCGGCCCCGTTTGCCCGAGTAGAAGGGGTGGCATTGGGAGCAGACGCCGACCCGAATCTCCTTCTGGGTAGAACGGGTCGTGAAGGAGTTGCCACAGGCGCAGGTTACCCGGCACTCCTGATATTCGGGATGGATTTCCTTTTTCATGAACGGTACACCTCCAGGCGGAAACTAATGGCGCAGACCGAGCCGCTCGATCAGGGAGCGATAACGGTTGAAGTCCTTGTCCTTCAGGTATTGCAACAGCTTGCGGCGGCGACCGACCATCTTGAGAAGCCCCCTGCGGGAGTGAAAGTCCTTCTTGTGGATTTTCAAATGCTCCGTCAGCTCGCGCACCCGCTCGGTCAGGACCGCGACCTGCACCTCGGGGGACCCCGTGTCCGACTCGTGGGTCCGATACTCCGCCATGACGGCCTGTTTCTTTTCCTTCTGGATCATCCCTCTTCACCTCTGTCTCTGAGATTGCCGCGGAACCAGGAACGCGTCGATCCGGAACGTCGAACCGAGTTCAGGGCCGGAAGGTATCTTACCACCGGCGGCGGACCCGCGCAAGGCCGAGGGCAAAGGGCTCTCGGACTCACTCCTGTTCCTCGAGGACCCGCCCATCAACGGTAACCACCAAGACACGCCAGGGGATCGTCTTTCCGCTGGCAGCCAGTGCCCGCTTGACGGCATTTTCGATCCCGCCGCAGCAGGGCACCTCCATACGCACAACCATCACGCTCTTGACGTCGTTTTGCCTCAATATCTCCGTGAGCTTCTCGGCATAATCCCCCTCGTCCAGCTTCGGGCATCCGATCAGGGTCACGCGCTTCCTCATGAAGCGGCGATGGAAATCGCCGCATGCAAATGCCGTGCAGTCCGCGGCGATCAAAAGGTGGGCGCCCGCAAAACAGGGAGCGTTGACCGGGATGAGCTTGATCTGGACCGGCCACTGCGCCAGCTCGCTGCCCACGGAAGCGATGGGCCCGTTCTCCTCTTCCTCGGGCTTCTTCTCCTCCCTGCTCCCCCTGTCCCGCAGGATATCCCTCATCCGGCTGCCGGGACAGCCTCCGATGGGCATCTTGAACAGCTCCGGAATCCCGCCTTTTTTATCCTCTCTATGGGCCGCCTCACGGCGCAGCTCTTCCTGTCGGGCCTTGACCGCGACATCGTTGTAGGGCGCCGCCTCGCGCTCCTCGAAGGATATTGCCTCGGTCGGACAGGCCGGCAGACAATTACCCAAGCCGTCGCAGTAATCGTCCCGAATCAGCCTGGCCTTGCCGTCTACAATGGTGATGGCGCTCTCGTGACAGGCGTCGGCACAGAGCCCGCAGCCGTTGCACCTGTCCTCGTCGATTTTGATGATCTTACGAATCATTTTCGCCTTCTCCCCCTCTTTGCAAAAGCACCGTCCATTCTTGCGGACGACGAGAGGATACAGCAACCCCCAGGGAGAATCCATTGCCTTAGCAACAAAACTTGAGGGAAGCGCCGCTCTAGACGAAGGATCGCGTTTCTGCGCAAAAAAGATGCGGAACGCTTATGTGAATGTCTCCAACGCTTCTCTGAAATTAGGCGCAGGCGCGAATCTTCCACTCGCAATGACAGGCTGCTCAATGAAAGGATGCACGAAAGCCGTCTGCAAAATTGACGGGCCCCTTTTTTTGCTCTATCATTCCAAAAACGAATGTCCTGAAAAAGGATTGACGGCTTCTTACGGAAGATGGAGAGGAAAAGAGGATGAGAACCGGAGCGTTGCTGATTGTGGAGAGGTCGGAATTTCCAAGTGGGCCGGCCTGGGGACATGGCGGTCGACCGTCGCCCATACATCGTATGGTGAGGACGTTGATTCGGGCCGGGACAGACCTCATCGTTCTGGTTACGCCTCCGGACTGCCTGGAGGCGCTGAAAAAACATGTGACTCGCATGAGCGCCCTCTGCATCGCTCCGGATTCCGGCGCTGCCGTTTCCACGCTTCTCAGAACAGGACTCGTCTACCTTCAAGATAAATGCAGCCGTATCCTTGTCTCCACTCTGGACTATCCTTTTTTCTCCCCGGAGACCGTCATTGCGCTCCTCAAGCCCGAGGCTCCTTTGCTCAGACCGGTATTCGGCGACAGAGAGGGCTACCCTATCCGGCTTTTTTCCAGCCTAATTCCCCAGATCTTGAAGAAAAACAAGGACGAGGAAAATTTAGGGTTGGACGAAATTTTGAATTGCAGCGGCCTTCCCTGCACAGCCCTGGAGGTCGAAGACGAGGGGGCGGCGCTCCCGTTCCAAGGGGCGTTTGAGCCCCCTCAGGCCTCGGTCTTCCCTGAATTGCGGCTCCGCCTGGTCAGAAAGAAACCCTTTTTCGGTCCGGGCGCCTCCGAGTTGCT
This window encodes:
- the thyX gene encoding FAD-dependent thymidylate synthase; the encoded protein is MSCTVILLASTPNPDELVAAAARICYRDVTAADLLRREEESLSEELLDHIWRSGHHSPFEHAVFTFAVDGLSRVASHQLVRHRMASFSQQSQRYVRMAAPDVVTPPSVAAHPEAAAIFDQQARAAHEAYGELLSLGIPAEDARFILPHGWGTRLVLTMNARELHHFFRLRLCRRAQWEIREMARLMLAECRAVAPVIFRRAGPSCLFGPCTEARPCGRPYKDMEDLLATEKN
- the rpmE gene encoding 50S ribosomal protein L31; translated protein: MKKEIHPEYQECRVTCACGNSFTTRSTQKEIRVGVCSQCHPFYSGKRGRVLSEAGRLEKFQKKYAGVNYGQKTEV
- the rpsO gene encoding 30S ribosomal protein S15; its protein translation is MIQKEKKQAVMAEYRTHESDTGSPEVQVAVLTERVRELTEHLKIHKKDFHSRRGLLKMVGRRRKLLQYLKDKDFNRYRSLIERLGLRH
- a CDS encoding 4Fe-4S binding protein, translated to MIRKIIKIDEDRCNGCGLCADACHESAITIVDGKARLIRDDYCDGLGNCLPACPTEAISFEEREAAPYNDVAVKARQEELRREAAHREDKKGGIPELFKMPIGGCPGSRMRDILRDRGSREEKKPEEEENGPIASVGSELAQWPVQIKLIPVNAPCFAGAHLLIAADCTAFACGDFHRRFMRKRVTLIGCPKLDEGDYAEKLTEILRQNDVKSVMVVRMEVPCCGGIENAVKRALAASGKTIPWRVLVVTVDGRVLEEQE
- a CDS encoding LysR family transcriptional regulator, producing MRTGALLIVERSEFPSGPAWGHGGRPSPIHRMVRTLIRAGTDLIVLVTPPDCLEALKKHVTRMSALCIAPDSGAAVSTLLRTGLVYLQDKCSRILVSTLDYPFFSPETVIALLKPEAPLLRPVFGDREGYPIRLFSSLIPQILKKNKDEENLGLDEILNCSGLPCTALEVEDEGAALPFQGAFEPPQASVFPELRLRLVRKKPFFGPGASELLSLIEEEQSVRLACQRMGMSYSKGWKILRNMEEEWGTPLILRRQGGRNGGSSSLTTEGKALLEAYREFEKVAQSLVQEAFRNCFPSLCPLHPKGEGVRAETSPH